In one Bacteroidales bacterium WCE2004 genomic region, the following are encoded:
- a CDS encoding TonB-dependent outer membrane receptor, SusC/RagA subfamily, signature region: MMTFLIYEAKVAVALAIFYMFFRLLLKKETFHRFNRVVLLGATVLSFLLPFCIITVRKVVEMPPIEVGAAAADAALAPVAAAPATPWWQVALAVLFFAGVAFVLARALVSILSIRRIIRRGELVREEDGCRIVVTERDIDPFSWMKYIVLSRKDLEGQHAPIIAHEKAHIAYRHSVDLLLVDFMSAMQWFNPAIWMLRADLQELHEYEADDAVLRSGTNLKEYQYLLIRKAVSKSGYSVANSFNHSILKNRITMMSKSKSPLMRGLRVLYLLPLVCVGLSLQAQTVFVPADKGSVKVRVTQEGAAPLCILRQASGEEKEISQEELGAIDPAAIDSMEVLKDADSIAKYGDKGKNGVVIVTLKEAGTFSATLNYKDGDNAGAGSAVRVRYTGEGDANLLFIVRQPWGEEKEVSRAEFEKIDPATIDSMEVLKDTESTAKYGDKGKNGVVIVTLKEAGSLNADPLFIVRRPGGEEREVSRAEFEKIDPATIDSMDVLKDAESTAKYGDKGKNGVVVLNLKRSQRR, from the coding sequence ATGATGACTTTCCTGATCTACGAGGCGAAGGTGGCGGTGGCGCTGGCCATTTTCTATATGTTTTTCCGCCTGCTCCTCAAGAAGGAGACCTTCCACCGTTTCAACCGCGTGGTGCTGCTGGGCGCGACGGTGCTGAGCTTCCTGCTGCCGTTCTGCATCATCACCGTCCGCAAGGTTGTGGAGATGCCGCCCATCGAGGTGGGCGCGGCCGCGGCGGACGCGGCGCTTGCGCCGGTCGCCGCGGCCCCCGCCACCCCCTGGTGGCAGGTGGCCCTGGCCGTCCTGTTCTTCGCCGGCGTGGCCTTCGTGCTGGCCCGCGCGCTGGTGTCCATCCTCTCCATTCGCCGCATCATCCGGCGCGGGGAGCTGGTCCGCGAGGAGGACGGCTGCCGGATCGTCGTCACGGAGCGGGACATCGACCCGTTCAGCTGGATGAAGTATATCGTCCTGTCCCGCAAGGACCTGGAGGGGCAGCATGCGCCCATCATCGCGCACGAGAAGGCGCACATCGCCTACAGGCACTCCGTGGACCTGCTGCTGGTGGACTTCATGTCGGCGATGCAGTGGTTCAACCCGGCCATCTGGATGCTCCGCGCGGACCTGCAGGAGCTGCACGAGTACGAGGCGGACGACGCCGTGCTCCGGAGTGGGACCAACCTGAAAGAATATCAGTATTTACTTATAAGAAAAGCTGTCAGCAAGAGCGGCTACTCGGTTGCCAACAGCTTTAATCACAGTATCCTTAAAAATCGTATTACTATGATGTCAAAATCCAAATCCCCTCTGATGAGAGGGCTGCGGGTGCTGTATCTGCTCCCGCTCGTGTGTGTGGGTCTCAGCCTTCAGGCACAGACCGTGTTCGTTCCTGCAGACAAAGGTAGTGTAAAAGTGCGAGTTACGCAAGAGGGCGCGGCACCGCTCTGCATCCTGCGCCAGGCTTCCGGCGAGGAGAAGGAGATCAGTCAGGAGGAGCTCGGTGCGATTGATCCGGCCGCGATTGATTCCATGGAGGTCCTGAAGGACGCCGACTCCATCGCGAAGTACGGCGACAAGGGGAAGAACGGTGTGGTCATCGTCACCCTGAAAGAAGCAGGAACGTTCAGCGCGACGCTCAACTACAAGGATGGCGATAACGCCGGGGCCGGATCCGCGGTCCGCGTGCGCTATACAGGCGAAGGTGATGCCAACCTGCTGTTCATTGTCCGGCAGCCCTGGGGCGAGGAGAAGGAAGTCAGCCGCGCCGAGTTCGAGAAGATCGATCCGGCCACGATCGATTCCATGGAGGTCCTGAAGGACACCGAATCCACGGCGAAGTACGGCGACAAGGGAAAGAACGGCGTGGTCATCGTCACGCTGAAAGAAGCAGGATCGCTCAACGCCGACCCGCTGTTCATTGTCCGGCGGCCCGGGGGCGAGGAGCGGGAGGTCAGCCGCGCCGAGTTCGAGAAGATCGATCCGGCGACGATTGACTCCATGGATGTCCTGAAGGACGCTGAGTCCACGGCGAAGTACGGCGACAAGGGAAAGAACGGCGTGGTCGTCCTGAACCTCAAGCGGTCCCAGCGAAGGTGA
- a CDS encoding Carboxypeptidase regulatory-like domain-containing protein produces the protein MRKTFLALLAGILLAGAAHAQVYVMDYEMFQNNRNIKVKLQVQDARSEEPLPFATVYLNRQGDTTITHFALSDQKGAVEIADVPTGRYRLNVELIGYTPFAKDYNFRNYEEDLGVIKLEENPEIIDAASITAVGNAIEVRQDTLIYNVSSFHVGDNAMLEDLIKKMPGMEIAEDGTVKVNGEPVDKITVGGRTFFFNDPSAALKNLPAKIVDKIKVIDRENEEAAFTGIASQDNREKVMDLELKEEYKEGWFGNVKLGGGYRQGRDEAGLSDDRHGLYSGNFLLSGYNEKDQLTLLANGANAREPGSPSLIYIGGEEDLEDLDFNSLFDGLKTSAMVGANLNSDRIKGMESTASVSYNFNDQVSRQRTSRLSAVVGEDPLSSESLSSYLNHENRVNVGFELKKKDTKKFNFVFRPRFRFSNGGSTSHEESATLDGRGAELNRTVAGQSARKQAFRANGYLGAGVKDLGKARRALSLGINYNLKNDSSQSEEDSRTWYGADATPRQLRYEGAGNGQMVGGNLSYLEPFGESWGLAVIADARWRRQTTGKDAFNPDGSDNEYYSSYSRSDYLLLDQSLQMQYKKDSKQFFFGVQHNQTRNEVRSRSLGREISTGIGEWLHDWAPYLSVRTGSNGHSLSINYRGESNQVSGTRIAPVLDISNPLQISTGNVYLKPSFRHSASLNWSYNDKKTFSYLGIYLSGSMIRRGIVSASWFDPDGVRYSVPVNTRKPTLDYYGYLSWQRPLGASRNWNIDVYVNYDMSVSTGYQARGRRAGMDVATFDYNAFMADFWGDATGSRFYDGQSGFAESRSTASSTRGSLTLEYSLERFSASLSSSAEYNRRRYSLDPSANTDYWDFHHELELRYETLNGWEFNTDISYAHFLGYGTGYNKPFCTWNLGVSKTVKAFTLSLGIADLLNQQRSLQRYVDAEFVEDRYSLVMGRFAMFSVKWNFGKMNPAKNGRVQDAMYNML, from the coding sequence ATGAGAAAAACTTTCCTTGCCCTTTTGGCGGGCATCCTGCTGGCAGGCGCTGCCCATGCGCAAGTGTACGTGATGGACTATGAGATGTTCCAGAACAACCGCAACATCAAGGTCAAGCTCCAGGTGCAGGATGCACGGAGCGAAGAGCCCCTGCCTTTCGCGACGGTGTATCTGAACCGTCAGGGGGACACGACCATCACGCATTTCGCGCTTTCGGACCAGAAAGGCGCCGTGGAGATCGCCGACGTGCCGACAGGCCGATACCGGCTCAACGTGGAGCTGATCGGCTACACGCCCTTCGCCAAAGACTATAACTTCCGCAACTATGAGGAAGACCTCGGCGTCATCAAGCTGGAGGAGAATCCTGAAATCATCGACGCGGCATCCATTACGGCGGTGGGAAACGCCATCGAGGTCCGGCAGGACACGCTGATCTACAACGTGTCTTCCTTCCATGTCGGCGACAACGCGATGCTGGAGGACCTGATCAAGAAGATGCCCGGCATGGAGATCGCGGAGGACGGCACGGTGAAGGTGAACGGCGAACCGGTGGACAAGATCACCGTCGGCGGCCGGACCTTCTTCTTCAACGACCCTTCCGCCGCCCTCAAGAACCTTCCTGCCAAGATCGTGGACAAGATCAAGGTCATCGACCGGGAGAATGAGGAGGCTGCCTTCACGGGCATCGCCTCCCAGGACAACCGGGAGAAGGTGATGGACCTGGAACTCAAGGAGGAATACAAGGAGGGCTGGTTCGGCAACGTCAAGCTGGGCGGCGGCTACAGGCAGGGCCGCGACGAAGCGGGTCTGAGCGACGACCGGCACGGCTTGTACAGCGGCAATTTCCTGCTCAGCGGCTATAACGAGAAGGACCAGCTGACGCTGCTCGCGAACGGTGCGAACGCCCGGGAGCCCGGCAGCCCCAGCCTCATCTATATCGGTGGGGAAGAGGATCTGGAGGACCTGGATTTCAATTCGCTGTTCGACGGGCTGAAGACCTCCGCGATGGTCGGCGCCAACCTGAACTCCGACCGCATCAAGGGGATGGAGTCTACGGCCAGCGTCAGCTACAATTTCAACGACCAGGTGTCCCGGCAGCGGACCTCGCGCCTGTCCGCCGTGGTGGGGGAGGACCCGCTGTCGTCGGAAAGCCTGTCGAGCTATCTGAACCACGAGAACCGCGTCAACGTCGGGTTCGAACTGAAGAAGAAGGACACCAAAAAGTTCAACTTCGTCTTCCGGCCCCGCTTCCGTTTCAGCAACGGCGGCTCGACTTCGCACGAAGAGTCCGCCACCCTGGATGGCCGGGGCGCGGAGCTCAACCGTACCGTCGCCGGCCAGTCTGCCCGGAAGCAGGCCTTCCGGGCCAATGGCTATCTTGGTGCCGGCGTCAAGGATCTGGGCAAGGCGCGCCGCGCCCTGTCCCTCGGCATCAACTACAACCTGAAGAACGACAGCAGCCAGAGCGAGGAAGATTCCCGGACCTGGTATGGCGCCGACGCCACGCCGCGCCAGCTGCGCTATGAAGGTGCCGGCAACGGCCAGATGGTCGGCGGCAACCTTTCCTACCTGGAGCCTTTCGGCGAAAGCTGGGGCCTGGCCGTCATCGCCGATGCACGCTGGCGGCGGCAGACCACCGGCAAGGATGCCTTCAACCCCGACGGCTCGGACAACGAGTATTATTCCTCATATTCGCGCAGCGATTACCTCCTCCTGGACCAGAGCCTCCAGATGCAGTACAAGAAGGACAGCAAGCAGTTCTTCTTCGGCGTGCAGCACAACCAGACCCGCAATGAGGTCCGGTCCCGCTCGCTGGGCCGGGAGATATCCACGGGCATCGGCGAGTGGCTGCATGACTGGGCGCCGTACCTGTCCGTCCGTACCGGCAGCAACGGGCACAGTTTATCCATCAACTACAGGGGAGAATCCAACCAGGTCTCCGGGACCCGGATCGCTCCCGTGCTGGATATCTCGAACCCGCTTCAGATCTCCACCGGAAATGTCTATCTCAAGCCGTCGTTCCGGCATTCCGCCTCCTTGAACTGGAGCTACAACGACAAGAAGACCTTCTCCTATCTGGGAATCTATCTCAGCGGCTCGATGATCCGCCGCGGCATCGTGTCCGCGTCCTGGTTCGACCCGGACGGCGTGCGGTATTCCGTGCCGGTCAACACCCGCAAGCCGACGCTCGACTATTACGGCTACCTGTCCTGGCAGCGGCCGCTCGGCGCGTCGCGGAACTGGAACATCGACGTTTACGTGAACTATGACATGTCCGTGAGCACCGGCTACCAGGCGCGCGGCCGCCGGGCCGGAATGGACGTGGCGACCTTCGACTACAACGCTTTCATGGCGGATTTCTGGGGAGATGCGACCGGATCCCGCTTCTACGACGGGCAGAGCGGTTTCGCCGAGAGCCGTTCGACGGCGTCCAGCACCCGGGGCTCCTTGACGCTCGAGTACTCGCTGGAGCGTTTCTCGGCCTCGTTGTCTTCGTCTGCCGAATACAACCGGCGCCGCTACAGCCTGGACCCTTCCGCGAACACGGACTATTGGGATTTCCATCATGAACTCGAACTGCGCTACGAGACCCTGAACGGCTGGGAATTCAATACGGATATCTCTTATGCGCATTTCTTGGGCTATGGCACCGGTTACAACAAACCGTTCTGTACCTGGAACCTGGGCGTCAGCAAGACGGTCAAGGCGTTCACCCTCAGCCTGGGCATCGCCGACCTGCTGAACCAGCAGCGTTCCCTGCAGCGCTATGTCGATGCGGAGTTCGTCGAAGACAGATACAGTCTTGTGATGGGGCGTTTTGCCATGTTCTCCGTCAAGTGGAACTTCGGCAAGATGAATCCGGCCAAGAACGGCCGCGTGCAGGATGCGATGTACAATATGCTCTAG
- a CDS encoding Predicted transcriptional regulator: MKRLTKKEEVIMNHFWENGPLFVRELRELYPEPKPHFSTLSTQVRTLQDEGFIDHKEYGPTYQYFAKVSREEYKQRSLVGLIDKYFDNSYINAVSALVKEEKISVDQLKELIDLIEKEN; this comes from the coding sequence ATGAAACGTCTGACGAAAAAAGAAGAGGTCATCATGAACCATTTCTGGGAGAACGGTCCGCTGTTCGTGCGTGAGTTGCGGGAGCTCTACCCGGAACCGAAGCCGCATTTCAGCACCCTGTCCACGCAGGTGCGGACGCTCCAGGACGAGGGTTTCATCGACCATAAGGAGTATGGACCCACCTACCAGTACTTCGCCAAAGTCTCGCGCGAGGAGTACAAGCAGCGCTCGCTGGTGGGCCTGATCGACAAATATTTCGACAATTCCTACATCAATGCGGTGTCGGCGCTGGTCAAGGAGGAGAAGATCTCCGTGGACCAGCTCAAGGAACTGATCGACCTGATTGAAAAAGAGAACTAG